A stretch of DNA from Candidatus Micrarchaeum acidiphilum ARMAN-2:
CAGTTAAGTATGTAAATGTATCAAGGGGGGTAAGGGCCGTCTTTAGCGGCTGGAGCGGTAGCGGGATAGGCTCGTATACCGGGCCGGTTGAAAACATAACCATCAGCATGGACAGCAATATAACGGAAGTAGCAAATTGGCAGATGCAATATTTTCTAAACGTTTCTACGAATGTGTCCGGCGCGGTGGGAAGCGGATGGTACAAATCAGGCGACGTTGCCCATTTTTACATTGTGAATAGCACAGAGTATTTTAGCCCAGTGGAAAGATATGCATTTTCTGGATGGAGCGATGGATCTGAAGGATATTCATCTTCCGTTGTCATGGATTCTCCAAAGAATATAAGTGCGATCTGGAAACTTCAATATCTTGTAAATGGTTCCACAGAATACGGAAAAATAAGCGGGCTTGGATGGTATGACAATGGCAGCGTCGCCAGCATAGACCTTAATTTCAGTCCGATTGTGACGGGCAACAGTTCGAAAACCTCCTTTTATATATGGAGTAACGGTGTTACCAAGCGCAACTTCTCGTTTGTTGTAAACCGCAGTGTAGATTTGATTCCTGAATTCAAGGAAATGTATCTCGTAAGGTTCGTTCCGGAAAGCTACAACGGCGGACCGATCAACGCAAGCGTAATTTATATCGATGGCGAGAAGTCGGGCCTTGAGTCGTTTCTCTATTCGGGGGTTGCGTACAACATAAGCTCGGTATACTTTGACGGTCAGAATATAACCCTGGACTATACATATGATGCTACGGGGCCCTCTACAACCGTGCTTAAGGTGCCTGTCTACAATGTTATGTTGCACACCTATGGAATTTTCGGCAACCCTATCAACGCAACAGTAAATGTGGAGTTTTACAACGGAACGAAGAAAATTTATAATTTAGGTAAAAATGGGACTTTATCAATTGAGAATGTGACTTACGGCTATCTGCACGGGTACGTCAGCTATAGTGGCGTGTCCGAAAGCTTTTCTACGAGGCAGACAGAAAACTACAGCGTGGTGATAGTCTCCTACTCTGACCTTGTAGTCATCGCGATTTTAGTGATTGTAATCATGGCGACTATTGTGGAATTGGCCATGCACAGGATTAGGAAAATGCGTAAGTGACAGTGATTTGTTGAGCGTGTACGATATATTCCTGAAAAAATATGGCAGCTACACGCAGATACAGAAAGATGCGATACCGGTAATTAGAAGTGGCAACAATTGCCTCTTGATTGCCCCTACAGGAAGCGGAAAGACAGAAGCGGCGGTCCTTCCGGTTCTTGATTCCATAATTGAATCCAGAGAAAAAATTGGGATAGTGGCGCTTTACATAACCCCGCTTCGGGCGCTAAACAGGGACATGATAAAAAGGCTTTCGGAGATATGCAGCAGGGTTGGCATAACGATATCTGTTAGGCATGGCGATACGCTAAGGAAGGACAGAAGCGTGCAGGAAAAAGCCCCGCCGCAAATACTAATAACCACTCCGGAAACGCTTCAGAGCATTCTGCCAACAAAAAAGCTCGGGGCCGCGCTGAAAAATGTAAAATTCGTTATAATCGATGAAATACACGAACTATATTACAATAAGAGAGGCGCCCAGCTCTCTGTCGGGCTTGAAAGGCTTAAGGACATGGCAGGAGACTTTCAGAGGATAGGAATAAGCGCCACCGTTGGAAATTCTGATGTGGTGAGTAAATTCTTAGGTGGGGGCAGGAAGTGCGAAATCGTGGCTATAGATGCTAGGAAACAGATGCATCTGGAAGTTTACCTTCCTGAGAAGCAAAAGGTAAAATTAAAAGATATCGAAGAAAAGTTCGGGCTGGATGAAGAGGCTATGGCAAGACTTGAGACGATTGCGGCGCTTGTAAAAAAGTCAAAGTCCACTTTGATATTCGCGAATACTAGGCAGATAGTAGAGGCCCTTGGAAGTAGGCTTGTTTATTTAAATTCTGTATATGATTTCGGGGGGATTTCGGTGCATCACAGCTCCCTGGACAAAGATGAAAGGATAAGGGTTGAAAACGACTTCAAGAGCGGCAAGGTAAAAAGTATAATAGCTACGAGTTCATTGGAATTGGGAATAGACGTCGGCAAAATAGACCTTGTTGTGCAATACGGATCTCCTAGGCAGGCCCTAAGACTCGTCCAGAGGGTAGGTAGGAGCGGGCATAGCACCGGAAGGGTTTCCAATGGGGCAATAATAGCCACGAATAATGCAGATGCTTTAGAGGCGCTGTCAATATGTGATAATGTAAATTCGGGAAAAATAGAGGAGTTCGGCGTTGAGAATAACGCGCTTGACGTTTTGGTTAATCAGTTGGCAGGCATAGCGCTAGAAAAAGGAGAGTGCAGGATAGAAGCTGCTTATGAGACAGTAGTGAGGGCTTATCCATACAGGAATTTGAAGATGGAAACGTTCATTGAAGCAGTAGAGTTTATGAGCAAAAACCATTTGCTTAGGTATTCGGAGGGAGTCATGCGCGGAACGGGAGGCACTAGAATTTATTATTACAAACACCTTAGCGTTCTCCCGGATTCGAAGAGGTTTGTTGTAAAAAGCGTGGTTAATAATAGGATACTTTCCACACTTGACGAAAATTTTGTAATCAACAATATAGATGAGGGCAGTGTTTTCATAACGAAAGGTTTGCCATGGAAAGTGATTAGCATAGATGAGGGCACAATAACAATAGAGCCCTCTACTGACCTTGAGGCTGCGGTTCCGGATTGGGTTGGAGAGGATATACCTGTGAGCAAGCAGGTGGCGGACGCTTTTATGAGGAACTTGGAAAATTTTAGACAAGCAGAAAACAAAGGGTTTATGGACCCTGCAGCTTTTTCGATGCTGAAGGATTTCGTTTCAGAGGTCTCTTCAATCTATGAAATAAAAAGCGGGGAGATCAATATAGAAGAATATGACGACTATAAGGTTGCATATACGTTTTTAGGCACGTTGGCGAACGAGGCGCTTTCACGCCTGCTAGGATACCTCATAGGCACTGAAGTAGGTGACTCGGTAAATATAAAATCGTCTCCGTACATGATATTTTTCGAGGCAAGAAAAAACTTTGACCTTGAAAAGGTATTGAGGTCCATATCTAGCCAGAACGTTTATGGGCTCTTGGCAGAGGCAATACGCGACACGGATCTCTTTAGGTATAAATTTATTGGGATAGCGAAGCTCTTCGGGATTGTTGAAAAGGATGCAAGCGTTTCTAAGTCCTTGGCCAGGCAGCTTATGCGCATCTTCAGAAATACTTTAGTTTACAGAGAAACAGAGAGGGAAATATTGGATAACTATCTTGACGTGGGAGGCCTGATAAACTTCTTTGAGCAGATAGAGTCTGGAGCGCTGAAAATAAAAAGGATTAGGCTTCAAAAGCTTTCCCGCCTAACAAACGCAATATTGAAGTCGGCTTACTATACGAAGGAGCTCATAATGCCGCTGCTGCCCAGCGACGAGCTGTTAAACTCGTTTGTAAAGTACATAACTTCGAAAAGCATTGGGCTTGTATGCACGTATTGCGGTTTTACCTTCAAACGGGCTGCAAGTGAGCTGGAGGGGATGAAATTTATAGAATGCCCTTCGTGCAGAAGCACAATGATAGCAACGGACCAGGAAGGCTATTCGGAGCTCTGCTACCTTAAACGTGCAAACAAGAAACTCAACAGCGCTCAGAAAAAGAAGCTTAGAGAGATGATGGGTGAGGCTGGCCTTATCAATGCGTATGGCTGGCGCGGTGTTGCTGCACTCTCAACCTATGGCATAGGTCCGCGTACAGCCGCAAGGGCACTTAGAATGCTAAGGGGCGAAGAGCGCCTTTTTTACATGGATTTGATAGAAGCGCAGAGGCAATTTATAAAAAATAAGAAGTATTGGACAATTTAATATTTGCTTTTCAATCTATAGTGTGAATTTTGATGTTGTACCTTATCGGCACTGGTCTGAACAGATACGGGCTTACTAAAGAGGCCTTGGAAACAGCCAAAAAGTGCAGAATTCTTTACATTGACAATTACACAAGCATAGTGGATGGGGGTAAAATCGACGAGCTGTCAAAGGAGATTGGCAAGACCATTAAAATAATAAACAGGGCGGATATGGAAGAAAAGGTGAGGGCACTCATATCAGAGGCAAAAAACGAAGAGGTAGGCATACTTGTTGGTGGAGATCCACTGATAGCAACAACACATAAGACTATACTGATTGAAGCGCGGAAACTCGGAATCAATTTTGGGCTTGTGCATGGCGCTTCGATACTGTCAGCGGCGATAGGTGAAAGTGGACTTGATTTTTACAGATTTGGCCAGATATGCACCATACCGAAGTGGACAGAGCACTACAAACCAGTTTCATTTTACGAAACAATCTATGAAAATTATAAGAGGGGCCTGCACAGCCTGATACTCCTAGATTACGACAAAGAGCATGAAAGCACGATAGACGTAAGTTATGCAGTAGAGCTTCTTGAAATGGCGGAAACAGAATACGGAAGAGGTTTAATAAATGATAATGCGCGTATATTGGTACTGCATGACATAGGAATGGTAAGCAGGAGAGTTCAGTTTTTTAGCATTACGGAGGCGAAAAAGGCAAATTTCGGGCATGGCGTAACGACATTAATTTTTCCTGGCAAGATTACGGAGCTTGAAATGGAAGCGCTCGAAATTGCAGTTAAGTGATCTGATGACGCTGTTGTTAAATATAAACACTAAAGCAAAACGCATTTCTGTCAGCGACCAGTCTACAATTGACATACTTAGAAATGGATATTTTGGCGAGTACAGGGCCGGCAAGCTGATGCTTGAAGTCGAGGAGGGCCTGTATCTAGTAGATGTCAGGAAGGCAGCATGCACTGACGAGAATTCGAAGCCGGTATCTTTTAATGACATAGCAGGCGTGTTTATAAAAAGAAAGAAGCTTATGGCGAGATATTTCACATTTAAGGATTGGAGGGACAGGGGGCTTATAATAAAGAGCCCTGGATTGCGATTTGGAGAGGAAGAGCATGTCCAGGCAAAAAGATATCCGTCATCTGCCATAAACCTGAAAAAGTATTCGGTTACCGGCATTTTCTTCCCAGACGACATGGTAACGGTTATAGACGATGATGAGAGTGGAAAGGATTTGTACGAGAATTTTTGGCTTGGACAATACGGGACCTACAAGGTAAGCGAACATGGAAACCTAAACAAACTTGATATCTATGAAACCTTATTTCTGATCGATATGGGCGTCATCTCAATCAAGAATTTTACGCGTGCGCAGATTGTGAACATTGCGAGTGCGAGAAGGACAGATATCATGAAGCTTTACGACGTGTACAAAGACTGGAGGACGAAGGGATACGTTGTGAAGACAGGTTTTAAGTTCGGAACCAACTTCAGAATCTATTTTCCTGGTGCGAAGCCCATAAAGGAAAACAATGAATGGATCCATTCAAAGCATGTCTTGCACGTTTTTCCCAGGGACTCCAAGCTCATAATATCGGAATGGGCGCGGGCCATACGCGTTGCCCACTCAGTTAGAAAAACTTTCATACTTGCAATACCTGGAAAGACAAGAAAGAAAAAGCTTGCAATAGACTTCGAACTTTATCACAGGCGTGGTGGAGACATAGAGATTCCCGGAAAAAACTCTCCGAGGTTCGGCATGCTGTCCTTGAGTGAGAATGAAAGGATAGGCGGAAGCGAGCTTTCCGCAATAATAAACGAGGCGAAATCGAGAAAGCTTGAGCTCGTAATTGCAATAGCCGACAGCGAAACCTCGGTCACTTACTATAAGGTGCGACGGGTAGACCTGCCAAAGAGTGAATACGAGTATTATGAGATCGACTGGATGCAGCCATAGCCAATGCCATTAAGCGTAGTTGGACAAAAACAATAAAAATCTGACATGGATTATTGTATTATGGCGAGCTTCTACTTCAAGACCGGGATGCCCATAGTTTCCGATGCTAAAAACTCTTTCAGGGTCTTGCCGGTAAAAGTATTGGAAAACAGCAAGTTACGCGATGAACTCTTCATGCTGGACTCTGACTTGAATTTTGCTAAGATGGGCATTGCGGGTGGAATAAGTTTTGCCAAGGTTGTCGGCGTCTGCTTTGCTCAGGACGACAGAATAAACAGCAAGATATTTAAGATAAAGGTGAAGGGCAGCGGAAATGCTGACTCTGGACCGGGCTGGAATAATTTGGGCTTGTTTGAAGTTTTAAAGCCTGAATTTGCCTACGACCTATTTATTCGCAGAAACTTGGACTGTGCAGAGGCAATTGTAGACACACTAAGAAGCGATAAGGACCTTGTTGGCATACCCTCAGATTTTATGGAAAGCGGTGGTGAGGAGCCAATAGTTTTGCAAGCAGATCCCACAGTAAAGAGCATAGGCCTAAGAAAGTAGCCTACGGGTCCGGTGGGATTTGGACCCACGACCTACTGGTTAAGAGCCAGCCGCTCTACCAACCTGAGCTACGGACCCATAGATTAGATATTTAACCGTATAGCTTTTTAATTGCAGAGTTTGCAATGCCGAACTTTTTTTCTGTGCATGCCACGGCTATTGCCTTCCGTTCATTTACCAAAGTTGTAAGCACGTTAAATAATTTAGATATTTCACTTAAATTGCCCAATTTCTTTTTTTGGCGGTCTACAACAAGTATATCGTCGTTTGCGCCTTTAAGATTGTTCTCGAAGACAGTAAACTCGCTAACGTCAAGACCGGCGGCTGAGAGCGCAGAGGCAGCTTCTTCAGACGTTATACCGTCTTTGTCCTGTGTCTTAATCTCAGCAACAAGCTTGAAAATGCGCCTGTTTAGTATTTTGTTTATCATTTCTGATGAAGACGGTAATTTCTGCAGTTCATACATTGCATAGTCGTCGGTGTACCTTGCTGCATTGTTTGGGTCAATTTCTCCTTTTTCAATGGCCATTTCCAATGCCTTTCTAAACATCGAAGCCGCGATTTCTGAGGTTTTGTGAAGATAAACGGATATGTACATGTAATACCGTGCTATGAGCATCGACTCGGCCCCTTCTAGGCCAGAAGCATATATCGCAACATTATTTTTTGCAAAGGTGATCTCGTTTTTTATTTTAGTATAGTCTATAACACCGTATGCTACCCCAGTATGGTAAGAATCTCTTATCAGGTAGTCTATTCTGTCTGATCCTAGGGGCCCGGTAACTATCTGTCCTTTGCCGCTTCCCTGAAAATACCGTCTGATCTTGCTAAAAGACAGTCCGTGGTCGTTTATTATGTCCTTTATCTCTCCATTGAGAAGGTCATAGCCGATCTGCTCGTGAGTCTTGTGAAGAGTTTTTATAAAAGTTTCTTCGGTCTCGTGCGAAAATGGGGTGTGGCCTATGTCGTGCAAAAGCCCGACAATTGCAAGCTCCTCGTTTTCTTTCTCCTTGCTAGGAAATATCCTGCTGGCTATCTCGTCCGTTACTTTCATTGTTCCAAGCGAATGCTCGAACCTTGTGCCAGTTGCACCCATATTGACTATGTATGAGAACCCCATCTGCTTTATGTATTTGAGCCGCTGGAGTATCCTGGTATCTATCAATTTTGACTTTACATCGTCGATCTTTATGTCCTGAAATACTGGGTCTCTTATGTACATAGCATCATTTTGTTTGCGCTGGTTGCTTGTCTGCATTCCAGACTTTTATGGTATTGTAGAATATTATAGCGGAGGACAGTATTAGTATTGCATCCAGGCTCATGCAGTATACGCATATTTTACCTATAAGGTATTGCGATGCGAAAGAATAGAGCACACCTGCCGAGCCTATCATGAACCATATTGTAAGCAAATCCTTGTTTGATATTTTTTGCTCGTATACTGAAATCAGCATTGCGATTATAAACCAGGCAAGGACGATTATTTCCAGTGGAATTCCGAGTATGATTGAATATTTGCTTGTTAAAACAGTCGCGCAGCTTATTATCCCGGTGTTTGGGCATATTAGAACAGATGGCTGGAAGTGCTCTATGGTTAAGTATACAGAAACCAACAGGCCCAGAAACAAAAGGATTATAAGTATATTTCTCCATTTAAACATGTTAAAGGCCCCGATTGGACTAAATAATGATACCTTATTTTCGGTTTTAAGTAATTAATAACTTTGTGATTTTTGTATGTTAAACATAAACCTGTTTAACCCCACTAACGTCGACCTGCTGTCCGCATTAGTAATAGCATTTATCCTCGGCCTCATACACGGAATAACACCAGACGAGCACACTTGGCCGATAACTTTCTCTTACGCAGTAGGAAGTTATAGCACAAAGGGTGGAATGAAGGCTGGTTTCATATTTTCCAGCGGGTTTACAATACAGAGGGCGATAATGTCTGAGGTTGCCTTCTTTGCGCTCGAAGGCATTTTTATAACTGCCGGAGCGTTTGGAGTTACGTACATTTTTGTAGGGGTAGCTATGCTGCTTGCAGGGATGTACATAAAAAACAGGAAGATTTATCCACATTGGCACTTTATAGAGGAAAAAATGGCAGTCTTTACCGGACTGCACAAACACAATAGCAAGTATGAAAAACTGGAGTTTGAGCACAAGATCAACCCGCTGGAATCAAAAGATGCAGATGCTACACTGAAGGCCGTGCCGCTGCGCTTGGCGTTCTTGCACGGGCTTATTGCAGGTTTTGGATTCGGTGCCTTTGCGCTCATAATTTATACGGTGCTTTCGCCTGCCATGCCAAACGCACTCTGGGGATGGGTGCCTGGCGCTTTATTCGGCCTTGGCACTATGACAATGCAGATAATATTTGGCGGGGTGTTCGGCAGGTGGCTCACCAAAGTAAAAAAGTTAACGAACAAAGGAATAGCGTTTGTATCGCGCACCATAAGCTCTGATGTTTTGCTTTACGGGGGAATCGCTTTCGCGGTTGTCGGATCTCTGATACTTGCATTTCCTGGGATTCTCAGTTTTGGAATAATAACTCCGATCAAGATACACAACCTTCATAATCTGGGCGTTGGATTTTTTATAGTTATATTTGTAGTCGTAGTAATAAGCATAATCTCGTATTTGAGGGCGGTAAAGAAAGCCGAAGACCTTGGATATACCCGTTGATAGGGTTCAGTAAAGTGAAACTGTTTCTTGCCGGGGCTTATTTGCGTATTTGCCGATTATTGGAATTGATGCGCCGCAGTTTGGGCAGGTGTTTCCAGATGCTAGGGCCCACTTTCTTACGTGCATATAGTCCCTTTCTATGCATTCCGAGCCGCAGTTTGGGCAGTACGTATTAGAATACGTAGTGTCAGGCACATTTCCGATATATGCAAAGTTGACACCTTCGTCCTTTGCTATGTCATAATGGCGTTTTAAAGTATCAAAACTTGTTGCATTGTAATCTGTCATTTTGTAATCAGGGTGGAACCTGTTGAAGTGCATTGGAATGTCCGGACCTAGATTTCTTACGACCCACCTGGCCAGCTTTCTGCAGGCTTCTTCAGAATCTCCGACTCTAGGTATTATCAGATCTGTTATTTCTACGTGTATACCGGCTGCCTTAAGTTCAAGAAGAGCATCGAATATTGGCTTTTCATCTGCTATCGCTTCAAATTTGTTCGAGAATATTCTTTCGCCGTTGCCCTTGAAATCAACAACAACCGCATCTATGTTGCCCTTCATCAGCCGTATGGATTCTTTGGTAAGATAGCCGTTGCTCACAAACATTGTTGAAATTCCGTTTTTATGGGCGATCTTTGCCACATCTATTGCGTATTCTATGAATATTGTGGGTTCGTTATAGGTAAATGCTATGCCCTCTGCACCGTATTTCATCGCAATAGATACCGCTTCTACTGGCGCAATTTCTACACCGTTGATTTCCCTGTCTTTTGATATATTGTGGTTTTGGCAAAATAGGCAGCCGAAATTGCAGGAGGAAGTGCCAAGGCCCAACACGCTGCTTCCCGGCATGAAATGATAAAAGGGTTTCTTTTCAATAGGGTCGACCTGCAGTGCTGATATCATGCCGTAGCTTAATAGATATAACTTTCCGCCGATATTCCTGCGTATGTAGCAGAATCCGCCTGAGCCCTCGGGTATTTGGCACCTTCTGGCGCATGCGTTGCACACCACTTTAGAGCTTTGTAATTTCTCCCATAATTGCGCAGGTTTTTTCATAATATTGCATTGACATCCAAAATATTTATCCCTTCTGGATTTGGAGACAGAGACGTGGTTATTTGGAGCATACCAAAAGGGTTTTAAAGATAAAATCACATTATTAAGCGCAGTAAAAAAGGCGATCTTAAATTCTATAAAATTAGTTGGTAAAATGGATGAAAATAACTATGGTGCCCGAGACATAATTGTGCTCTCCGGCCCCCAGGGCATAAGGAAAAGGCCTGCAATGTATATAGGCTCTACAGGCAGCTCTGGCTTCATACACTTGCTATACGAAGTTATTGACAATTCGGTAGACGAAGCCATGGCAGGATACTGCAAGAACATATTGGTAAAACTGGGTAGGGAAAACGGGGTTGATTACGCTGAGGTCACTGATGATGGCAGAGGAATACCTGTAGATATAATGCCGAAGGAGGGCAAGCCTGCTGTTGAGGTAATAATGACTTCCATACATGCGGGAGCAAAATTTGAAAACAAGGCGTACAAGGTTTCTGGCGGGCTTCACGGCGTTGGATTAACTGTAGTAAACGCCCTGTCTTCTCATACGGAGGTTATTGTAAAACGCAATTCAAAAGTTTATAGGATAACCTTCAGTCGCGGAGTTCTAACTAGTGGGCTTGAAGAGATAGGCACGTGCGGCAACGAAACGGGAACTACGATAAAATTCGTGCCTGACACCGAAATATTTTCTGTAGACAGGTTTGATACCATACAGTTGACAGAGCGCCTAAGGTACCTTTCCTTCCTGAGCCCGGGACTTAAAATAAAGCTTGTAGATTTGCGCGAAGACAGCTCTGAGGAAACCAACTTTTATTCTGAAAATGGGATTGTTGATTTTATCAATTACCTCAGGGGTGGAAAATCTGATGTCTCCAAGCCTATAATAATATCCAAAAGTGACAATTCCATAAAAGTAGACATAGGACTGCAATATGTGGACGGGTACAACGAGGAGCTGCTTTCCTTCGTCAACAAAATAAAAACTCCTGAAGGCGGTACGCATGTTACTGGATTCAGAGGAGCACTAACTAGGGCCATTACAAATTACGTTCAGAAGAATTCTAAGAAAAAAACTTCTGTTAATATAGAGGGAGAAGATACCAGAGAGGGGCTTATAGCAGTGGTTGCGGTAATGATGCAAAACCCAGAATTTGAAGGGCAAACCAAGGAGAAACTTGGAAATGTCAATATAAAGTCAGTTGTGGAGAACATTGCTTATACTGCGCTTTCCTACTACTTTGAAGAAAATCCCGGAGAAGCCAATAAGGTAATAGAGAAAGTCAGCAGGGCTGCCGAAGCGCGGGAAGCCGCAAAAAGAGCCAGGGAGCTCACAAGAAAGAAGAGCCTTTTTGAGGGCGCGGTCCTTCCGGGAAAACTTGCGGACTGCACAGAGTCTGATCCGGACAAGGCCGAAATTTTCATAGTTGAAGGAGAGAGTGCAGCGGGCTCAAGCAAACAGGGCAGGGATAGATTTTATCAGGCGATACTCCCTCTTAGAGGAAAAATATTGAATGTTGAAAAGGCCACGGACGAGAAAATATTCAACAATGCAGAACTGCACCTTATGGTAACTGCTTTCGGCACAGGGATAAAGGAGGGCTTCAACATAGAAAACCTCAGGTATAAAAAGATAATACTGCTTACTGATGCAGATGTTGACGGCAGCCACATAAAGACCCTGCTTCTCACGTTCTTTTACCGGTATCTCAGGCCGCTCATAGAAAGGGGGTATATTTACATTGCGCAGCCCCCGCTTTACAAGGTCTCGCACGGCCGCGAAGTTAAGTATGCCTATTCTGATTCCGAATTGAGCGCCTTGATGAAGGAGAACAACGGCAAAGGCAACGTACAGAGGTACAAAGGACTTGGGGAGATGAATCCGGAGCAGCTTTGGGAGACCACCATGGACCCGCAAAAACGTATCATTAAGCGCATCAGCATAAAGGACGCCCAGATAGCAGATGCGATATTCAACATATTGATGGGCATGGATGTTGTGCCTAGGAGGAAATTCCTCGAAGAACACTCGACAGAAGTGTCGTTCCTTGATGTGTGAAACAGATGGCTGAAAACATTGTAGAAAATTCCATTGAGAATGAGATGCAGTCAAGCTACATAGATTACGCCATGAGCGTGATTGTAGGTAGAGCGCTGCCTGACGCAAGGGATGGGCTCAAACCTGCTCAGAGAAGGATACTTTATGCAATGTACAGGCTCAACAATCTGCACGATCAGCAAACCAAAAAAAGCGCAAGAGTAGTGGGAGAAGTAATAGGAAAGTACCATCCTCACGGAGATATGGCAGCCTACGAAACCCTGGTCAGGATGGCGCAGGACTTTTCCATGAACCACATGCTTGTAGAAGGCCAGGGCAATATGGGATCTGTAGATGGG
This window harbors:
- a CDS encoding Radical SAM domain protein produces the protein MKKPAQLWEKLQSSKVVCNACARRCQIPEGSGGFCYIRRNIGGKLYLLSYGMISALQVDPIEKKPFYHFMPGSSVLGLGTSSCNFGCLFCQNHNISKDREINGVEIAPVEAVSIAMKYGAEGIAFTYNEPTIFIEYAIDVAKIAHKNGISTMFVSNGYLTKESIRLMKGNIDAVVVDFKGNGERIFSNKFEAIADEKPIFDALLELKAAGIHVEITDLIIPRVGDSEEACRKLARWVVRNLGPDIPMHFNRFHPDYKMTDYNATSFDTLKRHYDIAKDEGVNFAYIGNVPDTTYSNTYCPNCGSECIERDYMHVRKWALASGNTCPNCGASIPIIGKYANKPRQETVSLY
- a CDS encoding DEAD/DEAH box helicase domain protein is translated as MLSVYDIFLKKYGSYTQIQKDAIPVIRSGNNCLLIAPTGSGKTEAAVLPVLDSIIESREKIGIVALYITPLRALNRDMIKRLSEICSRVGITISVRHGDTLRKDRSVQEKAPPQILITTPETLQSILPTKKLGAALKNVKFVIIDEIHELYYNKRGAQLSVGLERLKDMAGDFQRIGISATVGNSDVVSKFLGGGRKCEIVAIDARKQMHLEVYLPEKQKVKLKDIEEKFGLDEEAMARLETIAALVKKSKSTLIFANTRQIVEALGSRLVYLNSVYDFGGISVHHSSLDKDERIRVENDFKSGKVKSIIATSSLELGIDVGKIDLVVQYGSPRQALRLVQRVGRSGHSTGRVSNGAIIATNNADALEALSICDNVNSGKIEEFGVENNALDVLVNQLAGIALEKGECRIEAAYETVVRAYPYRNLKMETFIEAVEFMSKNHLLRYSEGVMRGTGGTRIYYYKHLSVLPDSKRFVVKSVVNNRILSTLDENFVINNIDEGSVFITKGLPWKVISIDEGTITIEPSTDLEAAVPDWVGEDIPVSKQVADAFMRNLENFRQAENKGFMDPAAFSMLKDFVSEVSSIYEIKSGEINIEEYDDYKVAYTFLGTLANEALSRLLGYLIGTEVGDSVNIKSSPYMIFFEARKNFDLEKVLRSISSQNVYGLLAEAIRDTDLFRYKFIGIAKLFGIVEKDASVSKSLARQLMRIFRNTLVYRETEREILDNYLDVGGLINFFEQIESGALKIKRIRLQKLSRLTNAILKSAYYTKELIMPLLPSDELLNSFVKYITSKSIGLVCTYCGFTFKRAASELEGMKFIECPSCRSTMIATDQEGYSELCYLKRANKKLNSAQKKKLREMMGEAGLINAYGWRGVAALSTYGIGPRTAARALRMLRGEERLFYMDLIEAQRQFIKNKKYWTI
- a CDS encoding diphthine synthase encodes the protein MLYLIGTGLNRYGLTKEALETAKKCRILYIDNYTSIVDGGKIDELSKEIGKTIKIINRADMEEKVRALISEAKNEEVGILVGGDPLIATTHKTILIEARKLGINFGLVHGASILSAAIGESGLDFYRFGQICTIPKWTEHYKPVSFYETIYENYKRGLHSLILLDYDKEHESTIDVSYAVELLEMAETEYGRGLINDNARILVLHDIGMVSRRVQFFSITEAKKANFGHGVTTLIFPGKITELEMEALEIAVK
- a CDS encoding tRNA intron endonuclease translates to MTLLLNINTKAKRISVSDQSTIDILRNGYFGEYRAGKLMLEVEEGLYLVDVRKAACTDENSKPVSFNDIAGVFIKRKKLMARYFTFKDWRDRGLIIKSPGLRFGEEEHVQAKRYPSSAINLKKYSVTGIFFPDDMVTVIDDDESGKDLYENFWLGQYGTYKVSEHGNLNKLDIYETLFLIDMGVISIKNFTRAQIVNIASARRTDIMKLYDVYKDWRTKGYVVKTGFKFGTNFRIYFPGAKPIKENNEWIHSKHVLHVFPRDSKLIISEWARAIRVAHSVRKTFILAIPGKTRKKKLAIDFELYHRRGGDIEIPGKNSPRFGMLSLSENERIGGSELSAIINEAKSRKLELVIAIADSETSVTYYKVRRVDLPKSEYEYYEIDWMQP
- a CDS encoding metal dependent phosphohydrolase; amino-acid sequence: MQTSNQRKQNDAMYIRDPVFQDIKIDDVKSKLIDTRILQRLKYIKQMGFSYIVNMGATGTRFEHSLGTMKVTDEIASRIFPSKEKENEELAIVGLLHDIGHTPFSHETEETFIKTLHKTHEQIGYDLLNGEIKDIINDHGLSFSKIRRYFQGSGKGQIVTGPLGSDRIDYLIRDSYHTGVAYGVIDYTKIKNEITFAKNNVAIYASGLEGAESMLIARYYMYISVYLHKTSEIAASMFRKALEMAIEKGEIDPNNAARYTDDYAMYELQKLPSSSEMINKILNRRIFKLVAEIKTQDKDGITSEEAASALSAAGLDVSEFTVFENNLKGANDDILVVDRQKKKLGNLSEISKLFNVLTTLVNERKAIAVACTEKKFGIANSAIKKLYG
- a CDS encoding conserved hypothetical membrane protein, yielding MLNINLFNPTNVDLLSALVIAFILGLIHGITPDEHTWPITFSYAVGSYSTKGGMKAGFIFSSGFTIQRAIMSEVAFFALEGIFITAGAFGVTYIFVGVAMLLAGMYIKNRKIYPHWHFIEEKMAVFTGLHKHNSKYEKLEFEHKINPLESKDADATLKAVPLRLAFLHGLIAGFGFGAFALIIYTVLSPAMPNALWGWVPGALFGLGTMTMQIIFGGVFGRWLTKVKKLTNKGIAFVSRTISSDVLLYGGIAFAVVGSLILAFPGILSFGIITPIKIHNLHNLGVGFFIVIFVVVVISIISYLRAVKKAEDLGYTR
- a CDS encoding Vitamin K epoxide reductase, translated to MFKWRNILIILLFLGLLVSVYLTIEHFQPSVLICPNTGIISCATVLTSKYSIILGIPLEIIVLAWFIIAMLISVYEQKISNKDLLTIWFMIGSAGVLYSFASQYLIGKICVYCMSLDAILILSSAIIFYNTIKVWNADKQPAQTK